Sequence from the Rhizobium sp. TH2 genome:
CCAGAAATCGACCGGCGAAAAACTGGGTGAGCTTTACGGAAAGGTGAGCAACGAAGCGTCGAGCGCCTTAGATGACGCCACCAAGCCGCTTTCAGATTTCTATGCCGATTTCCAGATAGGCATGGATAGCGCCGAACCCTAGAGCAACGCTAAGGTGCTGTTCGTAGGTAAGTGCGCCGTCAGGACAAACGATGAAGCAAGGTAGGGTTAAGGGCGCATGAGTGGAGAGAGAAAGCAGCCTTCAACTGAAGTTAGACAGGCGATCTGGGAAGCTTGGGATAAGAAGTCGGCCTATACGGGCGAGCCGGTGGCGTGGCCAAATTTGCATGTCGACCACGTCATTCCTGTCAAGAAGCCAAAACTGCTGGCGGACCTTCAAAGCAAGAGGCTAGCCCCAGCTGACTTCGATATTAATGGCTTCGAAAACCTGCTTCCCTCCGCCAATTTCCAAAACCAAGGAAAATCCGCTAAGCAGATGGAGGAGAATGCCTTGGTCTATTATCTTGAGCTGGCCCGGCAGAAAAAGCCAGAAATCCAGAGGCGTCTTGCAGCGCGATACAGGTCGAACGCTGAGCTTAAAGCCTACCTCGATCTGAAGGCCGCATCCGAGAAGAATGACGTTTCGCTTGAGGAAATGCTTACCGTTTTCGCTCATCGAGCCGAGGGCGCCGTCACCCTTCGTATCACTCCAGCAATCGAAGGGGCAAATCTCGCTACCGCCAATTCATCTGTGGCCGCCACACTGATGGACAGGCCCTTTGCCTTGGGTGGAGGAACGGTGACCGAGGTCATCGTGCATTCATCGAACGGCCATTCGCTAACTTGCACTACGAGCAACGAATTCATTCGGGCTCAACAACTCGGCTACTTCGCCTTAACCCAGACGGATATCAAGATTGCCAGCATGGCCAGTGAGACAACTGAGGCGTTGCGGGCCATCCGAGACTCCACGTTCGCTGATGAGTCCGAGTTGCGTGAGCCGATCGTGAAGCTAAGACATTTGGACCGTTGGGCGGCAGAATGGGTGGCCGGCGGCCTCGTTGATCATGATGACTTGGAAAAAATCGCTGGACTTAAGACTATCTCGGATGTGGTCGACGCAGGCCTCTGTAAGGTCGAAAGTCTCGAAGATCACGAGGTCAGTTTCATTGTTCACCACGGTCTCGATGTGACGCTTCGGGAGTTGATGAGAGCCGATCTCGACGGAGACCGGTGGGAAGAAATATTGATATTCAATTATATGTCGGCCGCTCGAAACGGAGGGACCCTCGGCGGAGGACAGGCGTTTATGGCAAAGATTGCAGAGGACGGGCTGCTGCATATGCAAGCTTATCCGCCAGAAAAGACGGAGTGACCAGTGTTGGTGGAAATAATTTGCTGGTCGGTCGGCGCGAACAGCCTGGGCGATCAGGGACCAAACCATCCGATGACAGTAGATTTTCCCATGTCATAGATCGCGTTCAACACAACAGTCGAAAGCACCAAGCCGGCAACGGTACGATGTAAGTACGCACGCCAGCGGCTCGTCTTGTAGAATTCCATCGGTGGGAATAGCCAGCGCACGTACTGGAACACGAAACGTATGAACAGTAACGATAAAAGTAGCGCGTATATTCCTATGATGACGTTAATGAAAGTTGTCTGCGTACGAAGCCAGTCACCGAAAAATCCCGAATTCTGGTGGTAGAGCCAGATCAATGTCGGTAGAAAGACCAAGTAAACGAGATAGTCGTAGGTGCCAGAGCCGTGTATTGCTGGTCTGTACGACTTCTTCCTTCTAAGAAAGTCTTGGATACGAGCTTCCGTCGAGATGACCCAATCTTCATCGCGCCCATAGATATTTATCACGCTACGGTTCGCGGTGGCGTTTGACGGCACGGTCTGCCAATCGATCTTCAATGATGGCTTCTCAAAGCTTAAAAATGCGTCCACAACATTTAAGGGGCGCGTGTTTATCGCGCGCTGTGCGTACGTGGCGTTCGAAACAAAGAACCCCTTCAGATCGTCGGGAAACTCCAGGTCTCTTGTATTAGGCATGCCTCGCCCCTGCGTGATATCGTCTGACGCCGCAGTGTACTCGTATTCGATTGCGACGAATTCTTCCACCCGCGCTCTTGCCAATTCTGGAGTATCAAAAGAGGCAATGTCGAGGGCGTTGTACTCGATGACTCGGGCCCTATCATTGGCTTTCGACAGAATTTGAGTGAACTCATAGAGGTCGTCGGCGGATAAAACCACATTGTGAGGAAAGATGTTGCGGCGATACTGTGCGACACGCTGGGGAGGGGTTAGCGCCTCTTGAACTGGCGGATCAATTGCTGCAAGCGTAGGAACAAGTTCTTTCGATTTCGCCACGTTAAATCTCCGCCACAAATGCTGTGAGAGTAGTCAGATTGGGCGCACCTAGCTAGGGCAGTTGAGCTGAGCAGCGGAAAAATCGAGTCAGGGGCAAATTAGCGGCATGAGCCCGTCGCTTTTTTTGAAACCGGGTGCAAAATTTCGTATCTCTTTGTCGCTACAATCCCGCTCCGTGTACTTGCGCCATCCCCTCGTTCCCCGTTTCAAGCAAAGTCCTTAGTGAACGGCCTTGCACTTGCGGTTCAGTCATCGGAAGTTCCATTGCAGGGCTTAGCATTGATCCATAGCCAAAGCGCTCGGCTTGACGGAGTAGAGTGGCCACTGAAGCTATAACACCGATCCGGCGCAGCGTAACGATAGTGCTTTTCCGTCAGGTGCGCTTGAATGGAAAATTGGTAGCGCGCTGCCCGCAAAGATTGCGCCATTGATTTACGGATTTTCAACCTCGGGCCTTCAAAACTCTCAAGACATTGAGGGCAAGAGTATGAATTTAAGAGACGTTCTTCACGCGATCAGTACCACATACCACTCCATCGCCATCAGAGATATAGCAGCCACTAAATCTCGACCGAAGGAGCCGGGAAACTACGTTGGGCATCAACTGGCATCGCTCATCCGCAACGAAGCAGCAGAAGTACTCTATGACTGTGTCGCCTTAGGCCAGTCGAATTTCACGACAACAAAGGGCAGTCCTGGCCAAGATGATTGGGCATATGTTCCGTGGCTTGCGGTCTATGATCCCTTAGCATCCGCCGGTGCAATGCACGGATATTACGTCGTGTATCTGTTCGATGCACCGCGCAAAGCGGTGCACCTGAGCCTCAATCAAGGCACGTATTCGGTGCAACAAGAATTCAAGTTCAGGGCGACCGAAGTGCTCTTGGATCGAGCGGCACTAATGCGACGCAAGATTTCCGATGTTTCTACCGGGTTTGATACGACTCGAATAACCTTCGGGCACAACAGCTCTCTCGCAACAAACTACGCGGCCGGGCATATTGTGGGACGAACCTATGAAGGGGAAAACCTTCCCGGCCTCGGTGAAATCGAGGCGGATCTTCAGCATTTGATGAAGGTGTATCGAACTCTTATTTTTCGAGGGGGGCTCGACTTCGAAGACCAAAAACCGGACCCGGCGGGTTCAAAAAAAACCCTTACCGAGGTTCGTGCCTATCGCCTACATAAGCGAATTGAACGAAATCCAAAAGCATCAAAGGAGGCGAAGAAAGTACACGGCTACGTTTGCAAATGTTGCGAATTCGATTTTGCTGAAGAATATGGCGATCGGGGCAAACACTATATCGAAGCTCACCATATCAAACCACTTTCTTCTCTGATTGAAGGGGCTCCCGTTGAATATGACATCAAGAACGACTTCACCGTTCTATGTTCAAATTGTCATAGAATGGTTCATCGTCATAACGACTTGATTGATGTGGTCACCTTGAAGAAGAAGATGAAACGACGGGTGTGAACGTCCCTCGACGCAAGAGCGGGCTCATCGCCAGATCGGAGCGCCGCTCGGCAGAGCGGAAGCGATGTATCCGAGGAGCATTTGGCGCCGAGCGAGCGTTCACGCCGCAATGATTTCCGGAGACGCTTGCCCACCCGCCTCTTTTTGAAACCGGGTGCAAAAATTTCAGACCTGCCGTCGATGTGCGTATGACGGCTACTCGCAGCCCACACCATCGCTATCAGCGTCTAAGCGATAGCCCGCTACGTGTAATCATCGCCTCACAGCCCCAAATCCCGGTTCAAACAATGCCCGCTTTTGACCCGATCCGATGTAGCTGACCCCGTTGCTGATATCGAGCTAATCGATCGAAATGCGGCGCACTCAGCTTCCTCCGATCAATCTCAAACTGGGTTGCCGACATCCTGCACCCCGCAGGCATCGAACGTCGAGCATACGGATGAAGTTAGCCTAGCTAGGCACAAACCGTGGCCCGCGCTTGCAGAGGCAATATCGGCAATGTATGGTTGCCGATCGGGTCTCTCAACCAAATAGGATCTAGACAACGCGATGATTGCACTGCCTGACGGCAATTCTGCTGAGAAAGTTTTGGCAGAACTCAGGGGTACCTGCCTAGAAATTCGGAGGCTGGTCCGAACTCAGTCGCCAAAAGCCCTCATAGGTTATCTTTGGGCGCAAGTGCTGATGTCGCTTCTTGGCAAATCGTCATCAAGTCCGAAGAAGGCGCAATTGCCAAATGTGTCCACCGATGAGAACACGATAATGTTCGCCATGGAATACATCCATGCGACCGTTGTGGTAGACGGCCTCGCCGAAACTGAAAATAAGGTCGACGAGGCAATCGCCAAGCAGATCGTTGACCTATCTGAAAAAGCAAAGGGCCTGTGCTTTCAATATGCGATGGTCGACACGGCGTTAGACGCTTCTGCTTTACCTACGGTCGATAAAAAGTTGGCCTTTCAGATACTTACTAACTGGATACTAATAAGGGGTCGTAGGTTTCAGGTTTTGGAACAGGAGTTTTTTTCCTATGTGTTAGCTCCGCATAACGATCAAATCCAGTCTACTTACGGCATTTCGTCGTTTGAGCTCGCAAATGAAATTCAAAAGGTAGCGGATGCCATTCGTGCCGGTTTCGATAAGGCCCAGACTAGAATGATGCAAATATTTCTTGAGATAAGGTCGGGGATCGGTAAAAACGGCATCGACATGCAGGCGGCGATCGAAAGTGCGAACAAGAAAAAACCCGAATTAGCCGGGGAGTTAAAAGCAATATTCGACGACCTATTTCTGGGTGGTTTGTTCAATGTAACCAAACATAGCTCAATTCCGCAAAAACTGCTTGAGGATCTCTCGTTTCAACCGGGCGAGAATAGCGATTTTGACAAAGGGTCCAAAATTGGCGGGACGCCATTCATGACCCTGCCCGCTCGGGTAAAGCCATTCATTAAGCTTGGGGCAGATTACTATTGCACAGATCCCAACTTTGTTCGTGACGCCTCCTACCGCGCCATCCAGCGAGCGCTGGTTACTCGGAAGCCCACATATCGCGAAGAATGGAACAAGCGGCAGAAACGAATGTCCGAGGACGCATTTGCCGACATTATGGCAGCGCACCTTAAGGGTGCCCGTGTGTTCAAGGATGTTTATTATCCCATTGGAAAGAACCAATGGGCCGAGACTGACTGCGTGATACTTATAAACGATGTATTGATTAATGTGGAAGCCAAGGCGGGTGCGGAAGCCTTAAGTGCGCCTGCCGAAAACCTAGCACGCCACGTTAAACAGATCGAAGAACTCATTGAGAGCGCTTATCGGCAGACAAAAAGATTTCTCGATTATGTCCATCAGAAGCCTGAGGCGCCGATTTATCGACGGCTGCCTGACGGAAAACATGAAGAAATTGCTCGAATAAGACACTCGGAACTTCGACACGTATTTCCTATTGGGCTTACTGTTGAAGCGTTCACTCCATTTTCTTCCTCTATTAAGGAGAATGCATCAGTAGTCGCGATTGCAGATCGTTACGACTTCATTTCAATTTCAATGGATGATCTCTTGGTTGTGCGGCGGATATTGAGCGGTACGGGAGAGTTCTTGCACTACCTCGCTGTCCGACAGGGGCTCGCAGGTATCAAAAACGCGATGCTTTTCGATGAAATGGATCATTTAGGAGCATACATCTCACAGAACCGCGCCGATCTCCGCATCAAGGAAATGCTCAGTGAACATGAAGCGGACTACCTTTGGCTTGACGGAATGGATCAAGACATCATCGGTCCTTACTTTTCGGATGCCGATTGGCCTAACGCCAAAAAGCCAAAGCAAGATTATCCGCCGATTGTCCTTGAGCTTCTAGAGGCTCTTGAACTGGCGGCTGCACCGCTTTGGCTGGCGGCGGACGAATTCATCAGGGATTTGGATGACGTTGGCAGACGCCAAATACAAGATAGTTTCGAGCGTGCTTTGCCTAACCTGAGAGCGAAGCCTTTTACGTATTTCGCAACATCCGGTGACGCGGGTGCGGTTTTCGGCGTGATAAGGGAAGACGCCCGCAACGCCCGTCGGGACTTGATATTTGAAACCGAGGCTCTCGCAATGGCACTCAGGGAAGATCGTGTCCGTCTGATCGAGATTGGAGTCAACTCTAGGGGAAAGATTACTAGCGCGCACATGTCGTTCGTAAAGCGGCCTTCGATGCTTCGATCCGACTTTGCGTCGCTGTCGGCTGAGGCGGTACGTCTCGAAGGGAAATTTATACGAGCCGAAACGCGCAAGTAGCTGAACCTATATTGAGACTCAAACACTAGTTCGCTACGTCATCACATATGACCTTAATTCAAGAACTCATCACCATTCGGAAGTCAGACACCAAACGCTTCGATACAGAGGTGTGGGATTTTATGGATTTGGTTGACTCCCAGCAACACGGTGGTAGTCGATTGCATCAGATGACCCCAAATGATCTCGTAAAGAGGCTGGCACAGATCGAGCTTAATATCCAATACTTGGATGACGGCGTAAGTGACTATCAAGATCGTGATCACAACGGAGGGTGGGGCTCTCCCTGGTGGTGGTACCGTGCACGACATTGGACGCTATTAGAGTTCCAACGCCGCCATATGGTTCCTGAACAGAGTCGTGAACTCGCGCCAGCACCAACGCTTCTTCCGCTATTTCGAGGCGCCTACGCAGGCGGAACCGAGTTGCTCGTTAGGGTCAGCCGCAGACAGTGGCTGCTAGATGCGCTGACGCTGGGTAAATTGCGATTTTCTCCCGCTGCTGCATATCAAAACAGTGCCCTAAATGAAGCGAGAGCCGATGACGAGATGAGTAAGGGCTACATCCGACCCGGCAACGCGCTTCGGATCACCACGACGGATGGCAACTCGATAAATCCGATTGGGGACGTGAGGTTTGCAACAGAAAGGCGCGTTGAATTTTCAGGTTCTCTTGTCGACCGGCCTTACTGGATGATGTCCTTCAGCAGCGATCTGGACCCCCGAATTTTTGACGATCTTCCAAGCAATGACCCTATCGAAGACGCCGCCCTGGTCATCTTTGACGTTGCAGCTTTTGTCCATAGAGCGGTACCACTGCTTTTCCGAGCAGCACCAGGAACTACGTTCGAAACGGTTCGAAATATTTATTTCGATCCGTACAACCCACCCGCAGAAAGGATGTCCGCAGTCCGTCATAAATTAATGCGATATGCCTATCAGCGAGAGGTTCGCTTGGTGCTGGACCCTGGTAGCGGTCCTCCTATCGCCGCCGGTGGTGTGCTGGAAGTGGAGATTGGTACACTTGAAGATGTCGCTGGTGTCTACGATCGGCTCGGCAATAAGATCGCGGGCTCGGGACCTCCAAGTTTCTTAGCGAACGTTTAGTCGTAACGATGCAGTGGCATTTTAGCAGATCGCGAGCGCAAGCGGTGCGGCCAATATAAGAGCCGCCAGTTCGCTATGCTTTCAGACACACAAGATTAGCGTGGAGGCTAAATGGGGGATCGAATTTACCAATCGCGGCCACTCTCGGTCTCCTGCAATTTCTTTCAAAAATGAAACCGGGTTCAAATTTTCCTT
This genomic interval carries:
- a CDS encoding MrcB family domain-containing protein, whose translation is MNLRDVLHAISTTYHSIAIRDIAATKSRPKEPGNYVGHQLASLIRNEAAEVLYDCVALGQSNFTTTKGSPGQDDWAYVPWLAVYDPLASAGAMHGYYVVYLFDAPRKAVHLSLNQGTYSVQQEFKFRATEVLLDRAALMRRKISDVSTGFDTTRITFGHNSSLATNYAAGHIVGRTYEGENLPGLGEIEADLQHLMKVYRTLIFRGGLDFEDQKPDPAGSKKTLTEVRAYRLHKRIERNPKASKEAKKVHGYVCKCCEFDFAEEYGDRGKHYIEAHHIKPLSSLIEGAPVEYDIKNDFTVLCSNCHRMVHRHNDLIDVVTLKKKMKRRV
- a CDS encoding HNH endonuclease produces the protein MSGERKQPSTEVRQAIWEAWDKKSAYTGEPVAWPNLHVDHVIPVKKPKLLADLQSKRLAPADFDINGFENLLPSANFQNQGKSAKQMEENALVYYLELARQKKPEIQRRLAARYRSNAELKAYLDLKAASEKNDVSLEEMLTVFAHRAEGAVTLRITPAIEGANLATANSSVAATLMDRPFALGGGTVTEVIVHSSNGHSLTCTTSNEFIRAQQLGYFALTQTDIKIASMASETTEALRAIRDSTFADESELREPIVKLRHLDRWAAEWVAGGLVDHDDLEKIAGLKTISDVVDAGLCKVESLEDHEVSFIVHHGLDVTLRELMRADLDGDRWEEILIFNYMSAARNGGTLGGGQAFMAKIAEDGLLHMQAYPPEKTE